GGTCGAGGACGATGCGCGGGGACTGCTCGAGGGGCGCCACGGTGGAGCCTTCGGGGAGCAGCTCCCCTACCGGCACGCCGTAGAACTCGGCCAGTTCAGACAGGCGCTGGACGGTGACGGCGCGGTCTCCACGCTCGTAGGAGCCCACCACGACGGCCTTCCAGCGACCGTGCGACTTCTCCTCGACGCCATGAAGCGAGAGCCCCTGCTGGGTGCGTATCGCGCGCAGCCGAGCACCGAGCGCCTTCGCATAGTCGGACATCGAAGTGCCCACTCCTGTCGTGGTCGATCAGCTGGAACCGGGGCTCTTGCCGCCGGCGGTTACCGATAGTAGTGCCCGCCAGGTTGCGGCTCGACACCCGGGGGGTCGTGTCGCCTCTTTCTTTGTACCACTTTCTGTAGCCTCCTGGTTGCGGCTGGCATTAGCGCCGCTGGTACTTCCCGGATGGAGCGTTGGTCGACGCGTTTCGTCTATCTACGGTGACCTGTAGTAACGATTTCGGTCCTCGGTATGCGGAGCATCGTGACCCGTGTCACTCTCAGCAACGGCTCTCGCGAGCTGGTTGAAACGCCGGTGGAATCCGTCCGTACCGGGCCGACGCCCTGGGTGGCCCCGGCCCTCAGGCCTGCTCGACCGGTCCCTTGGGCCCGTGGACGGCTGGTACGGTCGCGTGGACCGCTCCTTTAAGGACCGTCCAGTGAGGCGGGGAAGGAGGGACACCTCGTGGCCTCGGCCGCGCAAGGCGACCCTGCCCGGGACATGTCCGGGCGTACCGGGAGTACCACCCGTCCACGAGACGAGCTCCGTGCCGGGACGGCCGATGCGAGCAGCACGCCCGCCGGCGCCGAGGGGCTCGCCGGGCCCGAAGGGTCGAACGTCACCCGCACCGTGCTCTCCGCCACGGACATGAGCCGGGTCGTGAGCCGGATGGCGCACCAGGTGCTGGAGAAGACCTCCGGCGGCGACGATGTGGTCCTGCTGGGTATCCCGACCCGTGGTGTGCCGCTCGCGCAGCGGCTGGCCCGCCGGGTGGAGGCGGTCGAGGGTGTGATCCTTCCCGTGGGCTCCCTGGATCCGACGATGTACCGGGACGACCTTCGGTTGCGCGGTGTCCGCCCACTCGAGGTGACCGAGATCCCCGACTGCGGGGTCGACGGGATGGTCGTCGTCCTGGTCGACGACGTCCTCTACTCCGGGCGCACCGTCCGGGCCGCGCTCGACGCACTGTCCGCCTATGGCCGCCCGCGCGCGGTGCAGCTCGCCGTCCTGGTCGACCGGGGCCACCGCGAGCTGCCCATCCGCGCCGACTACGTGGGGAAGAACATGCCCACCTCGCGCCGCGAGTCGGTCGCCGTCCGGCTCCGTGAGGTCGACGGCGCCGACGCCGTCCTCATCGTCTCGCCGGACGCGCCGTGACCGCCGAAGCGGCACCGAGCCGCCGTCCGAGGTGGTGGGCGTGATGAACCACCTGCTCTCCACCGCGGATCTCAAGCTCGACGACGCGCTGCTGGTGCTCGACACGGCGGACCGCATGGCGCGGGTCGCGGACGCACCGGTCCGCAAGCTCCCGACGCTGCGCGGCCGGACCGTGGTCAATCTGTTCTTCGAGGACTCCACCCGTACCCGCACGTCCTTCGAGGTCGCCGCCAAGAGACTGTCGGCAGATGTGATCAATTTTTCGGCCCGGGGGTCAAGCGTGTCGAAGGGTGAGAGCCTGAAGGACACGGCGCAGACCCTCGAGGCGATGGGCGCGGACGCCGTCGTCTGCCGCCATCCCGCCAGCGGCGCCCCGCACCGGCTGGCCAGCTGGGTGCGCGGCAGCGTCGTGAACGCCGGTGACGGCACCCACGAGCACCCCACCCAGGCGCTGCTCGACGCGTTCACCATCCGTCGCCGGCTCGGCCGACTGGACGGGCTGGCCGTGACGATCGTCGGGGACGTCCTGCACTCCCGGGTGGCCCGCTCCAACGTCTGGCTGCTGACCACCCTCGGCGCGCGGGTGACCGTGGTCGCCCCGCCCACCCTGGTGCCGCTGGGTATCTCCGGGTGGCCCGTCGAGGTGTCCTACGACCTCGACGCCGTCCTGCCCAAGACCGACGTGGTCATGATGCTGCGTGTGCAGCGGGAGCGGATGTCGGCGGCGTTCTTCCCGACCGAGCGGGAGTACAGCCGCCGGTACGGCCTCGACGCGGACCGGGCCGCGCTGATGCCCGAGCACGCCCTGGTCATGCACCCCGGCCCGATGGTCCGCGGGATGGAGATCGCCTCCTCGGTGGCCGACTCGCCGCGCTCGACGGTGGTCGAGCAGGTCGCGAACGGGGTGAGCGTCCGCATGGCCGTCCTCTACCTGCTGCTCGGCGGCAGCGGCGCCGAACGGGAGTCCTCATGACAGCGGTGATCGTGGTGCGTGGCGTCCGTCCGCTGGGCGGGGACGCGCGGGATCTGGTGCTCGCCGGCGGGACGATCGCCGCGGTCACGCCGGTCGGGGGCGCCGAGCACACCGGTGTCGTGGCCGAGGCCGCCGCGGGCTGCGCCGACGGGACCCGCCCCGCCCCGCTGGTCGTCGACGCCACCGGGCTGGTCGCGCTGCCCGGGCTCGTCGACCTGCACACCCACCTGCGTGAGCCCGGGCGGGAGGACGCCGAGACGGTCGAGTCCGGCACCCGCTCGGCGGCGCTCGGCGGGTACACGACGGTGTTCGCGATGGCCAACACCGACCCGGTCGCCGACACCGCCGGCGTGGTCGAGCAGGTGTGGCGGCTCGGCCAGGACGCCGGGCACTGCGACGTGCGCCCGGTCGGCGCGGTGACCAGGGGGCTGGCCGGCGAACGGCTCGCCGAGCTCGGCGCCATGGCCTCCTCCGCGGCGGCGGTCCGGATGTTCTCCGACGACGGTCACTGTGTGTCCGACGCGTTGCTCATGCGCCGCGCGCTCGAGTACGTCAAGGCGTTCGACGGCGTGATCGCGCAGCACGCGGAGGAGCCGCGGCTGACCACCGGGGCGCAGATGAACGAGGGTGCCATGGCCGCCCGGCTGGGCCTGCCCGGCTGGCCGGCCGTGGCCGAGGAGGCGATCATCGCCCGGGACGCCCTGCTGACCGGGCACGTCGGGTCGCGCCTGCACATCTGCCACGTCTCCACGGCGGGCTCGGTCGAGCTCATCCGATGGGCCAAGGCGAAGGGCTGGCGGGTGACCGCGGAGGTCACCCCGCACCACCTGCTGCTCACCGAGGAACTCGTCGCCTCGTACGACCCGGTGTACAAGGTCAATCCGCCACTGCGGACCGAGGCCGACACAGAGGCACTGCGAGCCGGCCTCGCGGACGGCACGATCGACTGTGTGGCCACCGATCACGCCCCGCACGCCTCCGAGGACAAGGAGACGGAGTGGGCCGCGGCCCGGCCCGGGATGCTCGGCCTCGAGACGGCGCTGTCCATCGTGATCCAGACCATGGTCGAGACCGGCCGGCTCGACTGGGCCGGCGTCGCCGACCGGATGGCGCTGGCGCCGGCCCGGATCGGCGCCGTCGCCGACACGCCGCGTGACACCGCGGGCTTCGCCCAGGTGGGCGCGCCCGCCACCCTGACCCTGCTCGACCCGCAGGCGCGCCGGGTGATCGATCCACTCGCCGTCGCCAGCCGGAGCAGCAACACTCCGTACGGTGGCCGCACGCTGCCCGGTGCCATCCGGGCGACGTTCCTTCGGGGCCGGCCCACCGTGCTCGACGGGAAGATCATATGACCTCCGCCTCTCGGCCCATGTCCCTGCCGGGGATCACCCCGTTCGCGCTGGCCGGCCCCGTGCTGGCCGCCGGTGGCAAGGATCAGACGGGCCTGCACCTGCTCCTCGCCTTCGGCCTGTTGCTCCTGGTCGTGGCGGTCGTGGGCGCGATGCGACGGGCCTGGCGCGGCCGGTCGCAACAGCAGGAGGAGAACCTGCCGGACCTGCCCGAGCCGCCGGAGCAGACCGGGAACGTGCTGGCCGCCCCCCTGCGCGGCCGCTACCTCGGCACGGTGGACGCCGGCCACTGGCGGGAGTGGATCGCGGCGCGCGGGCTGGCCGGGCACGACGGCGACTACATCGCCGTCTACGAGCTGGGAGTGCGGGTCGACCGGGACGGCGAGGCGTTCTGGATCCCCCGCGAGGCCGTGCGGGGTGCCCGGCTCGAACGGGCGCACGCCGGTAAGGTCTCCGCGCCCAGCCGGCTGATCGTGGTCGCCTGGTCGTTCGAGGGCCGGGAGCTGGAGGCCGGTTTCCGCGGCGAGGACCGGGCCCGCCAGCCGAAGGTCGTCCGCTCCGTGCACGACCTCATCGGGCCGGCGCCCGCCCAGCCGATGTCCGGCGACATCACCTCGCCGCACGCCCTGCCCCGGCCGCGCAACCGGCTGCGGCCCCGCGTGCCGGCGGCGGCCCGCCCGGGCGCGCCCGGCGCCGCGGCCTCCGCCCGCGGGCAGCGTCCTGATCTCGCCGCGGTGGCCCCGGGCGGGCCCGCGACGATGCCGATCCCGGTCAATGGTCGCCAGCCCCGGGGGGAGCGGGCCGGGTGGCGCCGCGGTGGCGCCGGCGCGGCGGCCACCGGATCCGGCGAGGCCGGCCCCACCGGTGCCTACGAGACGGGTGCCGGCACGGGTGCCTACGAGACGGGTGCCGGCACGGGTGCCTACGAGACGGGTGCCGGCACGGGTGCCTACGAGACGGGTGCCGGCACGGGTGCCTACGACATCCGTGCCCACGTCACCGGTGCGCACAGTGTCAGCGCCCCTGGCACTGTCGGCCACGGCACCGCCGCTCACGAGACCGGCTCCCCCTCCACCGGCGGGTACGACACCGGCTCCCACCGCGCGGGCGGCTACGACACCGGCGCCAACCGGGCGGGTGGGTACGACACCGGCGGTTACCGGACCGGCGCCTACGACGTGAGCGTCCAGGGGACGGGCTCCCAGCCCGTGAGCGGCGCGACGGCCGGTTACGACACGGCCGGATACAGCACGGCCGGCTATGACACGGGCGGATACAGCACGGGCGGGTACAACCCGCCCGGATACAGCCCTCCCGGCTACGGGACTGACAGCTACGACCTGCGGGGCCAGGGCCAGGGCACCGGCGCGCTGGAGGCGCGCGGTCCGGACGCCCGCGGTTACGGCACCGGTGGTTACGGCACCGGTGGGTACGAGCGTCCCGGCACTCCCGGACCGCCCGCCGCCGACCCGGGGGCGCCGGACCCGGCCGCGTACCACCTGGGCGCCGGCGACACCGGCGCCTACGACACCGGTTCCTACGGCACCGGCGCGTACAACACTGGTTCCTACGACACCGGCGCCCGTGGCACCGGCGCTTACGACACCGGTTCCTACGGGTCCGGCGGCCACGGCGCGGGCGCCGGTGTCGCGGGATCCCCCGCCCCGCGTGGCTACGGTCAGGGTGCCTACGACCAGGGTGGACGCGGCCCGAGCGGGCGGGACCAGGGCGGGCGGGACCAGGGCGGACGTGACCAGGGCGGATACGGCCGGGACGGGTACGACGTCGACCCGGCGGGGCGGCCGCGCGAGCAGCGGGCCGACACCTTCACCGTGCCACCCGGCGAGGCCTCGTACCGG
This portion of the Parafrankia discariae genome encodes:
- a CDS encoding aspartate carbamoyltransferase catalytic subunit, with the translated sequence MNHLLSTADLKLDDALLVLDTADRMARVADAPVRKLPTLRGRTVVNLFFEDSTRTRTSFEVAAKRLSADVINFSARGSSVSKGESLKDTAQTLEAMGADAVVCRHPASGAPHRLASWVRGSVVNAGDGTHEHPTQALLDAFTIRRRLGRLDGLAVTIVGDVLHSRVARSNVWLLTTLGARVTVVAPPTLVPLGISGWPVEVSYDLDAVLPKTDVVMMLRVQRERMSAAFFPTEREYSRRYGLDADRAALMPEHALVMHPGPMVRGMEIASSVADSPRSTVVEQVANGVSVRMAVLYLLLGGSGAERESS
- the bldD gene encoding transcriptional regulator BldD, yielding MSDYAKALGARLRAIRTQQGLSLHGVEEKSHGRWKAVVVGSYERGDRAVTVQRLSELAEFYGVPVGELLPEGSTVAPLEQSPRIVLDLERLAQVPKEQGGPLARYAATIQSQRGDYNGRVLSIRYEDLRSLAVIYDTSPSKLTEQLVSWGVLSPEQGSEPAASDA
- the pyrR gene encoding bifunctional pyr operon transcriptional regulator/uracil phosphoribosyltransferase PyrR, producing MSGRTGSTTRPRDELRAGTADASSTPAGAEGLAGPEGSNVTRTVLSATDMSRVVSRMAHQVLEKTSGGDDVVLLGIPTRGVPLAQRLARRVEAVEGVILPVGSLDPTMYRDDLRLRGVRPLEVTEIPDCGVDGMVVVLVDDVLYSGRTVRAALDALSAYGRPRAVQLAVLVDRGHRELPIRADYVGKNMPTSRRESVAVRLREVDGADAVLIVSPDAP
- a CDS encoding PH-like domain-containing protein; protein product: MSLPGITPFALAGPVLAAGGKDQTGLHLLLAFGLLLLVVAVVGAMRRAWRGRSQQQEENLPDLPEPPEQTGNVLAAPLRGRYLGTVDAGHWREWIAARGLAGHDGDYIAVYELGVRVDRDGEAFWIPREAVRGARLERAHAGKVSAPSRLIVVAWSFEGRELEAGFRGEDRARQPKVVRSVHDLIGPAPAQPMSGDITSPHALPRPRNRLRPRVPAAARPGAPGAAASARGQRPDLAAVAPGGPATMPIPVNGRQPRGERAGWRRGGAGAAATGSGEAGPTGAYETGAGTGAYETGAGTGAYETGAGTGAYETGAGTGAYDIRAHVTGAHSVSAPGTVGHGTAAHETGSPSTGGYDTGSHRAGGYDTGANRAGGYDTGGYRTGAYDVSVQGTGSQPVSGATAGYDTAGYSTAGYDTGGYSTGGYNPPGYSPPGYGTDSYDLRGQGQGTGALEARGPDARGYGTGGYGTGGYERPGTPGPPAADPGAPDPAAYHLGAGDTGAYDTGSYGTGAYNTGSYDTGARGTGAYDTGSYGSGGHGAGAGVAGSPAPRGYGQGAYDQGGRGPSGRDQGGRDQGGRDQGGYGRDGYDVDPAGRPREQRADTFTVPPGEASYRREEYP
- a CDS encoding dihydroorotase, yielding MTAVIVVRGVRPLGGDARDLVLAGGTIAAVTPVGGAEHTGVVAEAAAGCADGTRPAPLVVDATGLVALPGLVDLHTHLREPGREDAETVESGTRSAALGGYTTVFAMANTDPVADTAGVVEQVWRLGQDAGHCDVRPVGAVTRGLAGERLAELGAMASSAAAVRMFSDDGHCVSDALLMRRALEYVKAFDGVIAQHAEEPRLTTGAQMNEGAMAARLGLPGWPAVAEEAIIARDALLTGHVGSRLHICHVSTAGSVELIRWAKAKGWRVTAEVTPHHLLLTEELVASYDPVYKVNPPLRTEADTEALRAGLADGTIDCVATDHAPHASEDKETEWAAARPGMLGLETALSIVIQTMVETGRLDWAGVADRMALAPARIGAVADTPRDTAGFAQVGAPATLTLLDPQARRVIDPLAVASRSSNTPYGGRTLPGAIRATFLRGRPTVLDGKII